In the Engraulis encrasicolus isolate BLACKSEA-1 chromosome 9, IST_EnEncr_1.0, whole genome shotgun sequence genome, one interval contains:
- the LOC134455260 gene encoding uncharacterized protein LOC134455260, which translates to MENFKRKSGSGTTCAVVGCTNSRKHLNEWLGRECFDHKPATKRECPCPPLFTFFRKPDADAESRAWLKALNLKKPPRNVFVCSHHFVDKRPTEDNPYPELWLGYSRLTQPKRRRVTERTPVPPKKRRLQSDDAPETCQPACETEHATPKYRDAQTQWEDPSLIDHPYCSTSRSVKVDKATQCEDPTVTSTTVIDDSRSRLYTGVRMVQFFTMVTALLPFSKPSITLPVVDQILMTLMKLKLNLILGDISHRFSVSTSTASIVISHWICVMGEQFKVLIPWLPRETIRATMPLPFQRNYPRTTCIIDCAESAMQRATNQDSRSDTFSQYKSRNTVKYLVAVAPNGLIMFISESYAGRSSDKFITMDSGFLDYLRAGDEVMADRGFTIRDLLNERKVSLNIPAFTYRRKQLTNEEITRTRRVANVRIHVERAIQRLKVFKILSQTVPISMACKLDNILIICAGLVNLRSPLIRMPNEV; encoded by the exons ATGGAAAATTTCAAGAGGAAAAGTGGTTCGGGAACTACGTGTGCAGTGGTTGGCTGCACAAACTCAAGGAAACACCTGAACGAGTGGTTAGGTCGAGAGTGTTTTGACCACAAACCAGCCACAAAGAGGGAATGTCCATGTCCTCCTTTGTTTACTTTCTTTCGCAAGCCTGATGCCGACGCAGAATCACGGGCCTGGCTGAAGGCATTAAATTTAAAGAAGCCACCCCGcaacgtgtttgtgtgttcccATCACTTTGTGGACAAGAGGCCAACCGAGGACAATCCGTATCCAGAGTTGTGGTTGGGATACAGTCGCTTAACCCAGCCGAAGAGGAGGCGAGTCACCGAGCGGACCCCTGTCCCCCCAAAGAAACGTAGACTTCAATCCGATG ATGCTCCTGAAACCTGTCAGCCTGCCTGCGAGACCGAGCATGCCACACCAAAATACAGAGATGCCCAGACCCAGTGGGAGGATCCATCACTGATTGACCACCCATACTGTTCAACATCTCGGTCTGTTAAAGTAGATAAGGCCACGCAGTGCGAGGATCCTACTGTGACTAGCACCACAGTCATTGATGATTCCAGGTCTCGGCTGTATACAGGAGTGCGCATGGTTCAATTTTTCACCATGGTGACGGCGTTGTTGCCTTTCAGTAAGCCATCAATTACCCTTCCTGTTGTAGACCAAATCCTGATGACCTTGATGAAGCTAAAACTAAATTTGATATTAGGAGATATTTCTCACCGTTTCAGTGTGTCTACATCCACTGCGAGCATTGTGATTAGTCACTGGATTTGTGTGATGGGTGAACAGTTCAAAGTCCTGATCCCCTGGCTTCCAAGAGAGACCATTCGTGCCACCATGCCCTTACCATTTCAGAGGAACTACCCCCGAACCACCTGCATCATTGACTGTGCCGAAAGTGCCATGCAGAGAGCAACAAACCAGGATTCAAGGAGTGACACGTTCAGCCAGTATAAATCACGCAATACTGTGAAATATCTTGTCGCTGTGGCCCCTAATGGGCTAATCATGTTTATATCTGAGTCATATGCTGGCAGAAGCAGCGACAAGTTTATCACCATGGACAGTGGTTTCCTTGATTATCTTAGGGCTGGTGATGAGGTCATGGCGGACCGTGGGTTCACCATTCGAGATCTTCTTAATGAAAGAAAGGTCAGTTTGAACATCCCTGCATTCACCTACAGGCGAAAGCAGTTGACCAATGAAGAGATAACGCGAACCAGGCGAGTAGCCAATGTCCGTATACATGTGGAAAGAGCAATCCAGAGACTAAAGGTCTTTAAAATTTTATCCCAGACCGTTCCAATCAGCATGGCATGTAAACTGGACAATATCTTGATCATCTGTGCTGGCCTAGTTAACCTGAGAAGCCCACTGATCAGAATGCCTAATGAGGTTTAA